One window of Saccharopolyspora phatthalungensis genomic DNA carries:
- a CDS encoding NADP-dependent oxidoreductase has product MSTATEIRLASRPVGAPTLDDFSIVDVERPEPGEGGVLVRNLVLSVDPYMRMRMSEAKAYAPPFEVGKVMPGGAIGEVIESRSAAFAKGEVVLHSAGWRSHAAVPAEQAVKIDTDAAPLTAYLGVLGLTGLTAYAGLIEAQFEEGDTVFVSGAAGAVGSVVGQLAKLRGAKRVIGSAGSADKVAHLVDELGFDAAFNYKDGPVAEQLAAAAPDGIDVYFENVGGEHLEAAIDALNRNGRIAYCGVISQYNATEPVPGPRNMIKVLHQRLTIRGFLVGDHTALRPQFLAEIAPLVKQGKLRYRETIVDGLRNAPQAFLDLLEGANTGKMLVRL; this is encoded by the coding sequence ATGAGCACGGCGACCGAGATCCGGCTGGCCTCGCGCCCGGTCGGCGCCCCCACCCTGGACGATTTCTCCATTGTGGACGTCGAGAGGCCCGAGCCGGGCGAGGGCGGGGTCCTCGTTCGCAATCTGGTGCTGAGCGTTGATCCGTACATGCGCATGCGGATGAGCGAAGCGAAGGCCTACGCCCCGCCGTTTGAGGTCGGCAAGGTCATGCCCGGTGGCGCGATCGGTGAGGTGATCGAGTCGCGGTCGGCGGCCTTCGCCAAGGGCGAGGTCGTGCTGCACTCCGCCGGCTGGCGGTCGCATGCCGCGGTGCCCGCCGAGCAAGCGGTGAAAATCGACACCGACGCTGCGCCGCTGACCGCCTACCTCGGCGTCCTGGGCCTGACCGGGCTGACCGCCTACGCCGGGCTCATCGAGGCGCAGTTCGAGGAGGGCGACACGGTCTTCGTGTCCGGCGCGGCGGGCGCGGTCGGCTCCGTGGTCGGTCAGCTCGCCAAGCTCAGGGGCGCCAAGCGGGTCATCGGCAGCGCCGGTTCCGCGGACAAGGTCGCCCATCTCGTCGACGAGCTCGGTTTCGACGCCGCGTTCAACTACAAGGACGGCCCGGTCGCCGAGCAGCTGGCGGCCGCGGCGCCCGACGGTATCGACGTGTACTTCGAAAACGTCGGCGGCGAGCACCTGGAGGCGGCCATCGACGCGCTGAACCGCAACGGCCGGATCGCGTACTGCGGGGTGATCTCCCAGTACAACGCCACAGAACCGGTGCCAGGGCCCCGAAACATGATCAAGGTCCTGCACCAGCGGCTTACCATCCGCGGCTTCCTGGTAGGCGACCACACCGCGCTGCGGCCCCAGTTCCTCGCCGAGATCGCGCCCCTGGTCAAGCAGGGGAAGCTGCGCTACCGAGAAACCATTGTGGACGGTCTGCGCAACGCGCCGCAGGCGTTCCTTGATCTGCTCGAGGGCGCCAACACGGGCAAGATGCTGGTCCGCCTGTGA
- the car gene encoding carboxylic acid reductase, whose product MTVATSDPKIGDGAEQPLAHLVESIMARYADRPALGDRATEVVTDPVTGRGSLRLRAEFDTTSYAQLWSRARAVAAEWHCDSRQPVGAGDIVALFGFASSDYVTVDLACLSLGAVPVPLQPSASLAHLRTILDETAPRVLAVGIEYLDKAVELVLVATTPPRLIVFDYRPEIDDQREAFETARNRLAAIDGVVIDSLAAVVDRGATLPAAALHTPPADEDPIGLVIYTSGSTGTPKGAIYTERMVRRYWARLAPKTDPAPPVCVSYMPLTHMAGRNLISHTLSQGGLIYFTAKSDLSTLFEDIGLARPTQIRLVPRICDMLFQEYQSECDRRAGEFADSHELDAAVKTDLRERFFGGRVRQANLVSALLSAEMKSFVESCLQINLHDIYASTETGLVLTDGRIQRPPVIDYKLVDVPELGYFRTDRPYPRGELLVKTEAIMAGYYKRLDVTASVFDEDGFYQTGDIMAEIGPDQLAYLDRRNNVLKLSQGEFVAVAGLEATFATSPLIRQIFVYGSSERAYLLAVIVPTDGALRQAGNVAALKPLLSQSLQRIAKDAGLQSYEVPRDFLIETEPFTVQNGLLSDVRKLLRPRLKERYAAQLERLYVELAQDQADQLHALRQHGAQRPVYETVCTAAQALLGCASVDLEPDARFSDLGGDSLSALSFSTLLREIFDIEVSVGVITSPATTLRTIANQVESQRDGAATRPTFASVHDPNSREVRAGQLTLDRFLDAETIAAAANLPRPDGHAPATVLLTGANGFLGRFMCLDWLERLAEHDGSLICIVRGADATAARRRLDAAFDTGDPDLTRHYRHLAAAHLEVLAGDVSQDRLGLDRATWNRLADEVDLIMHPAALVNHVLPYDQLFGPNVVGTAELIRLAITGRIKPFTYLSTVGIAGQLDSTVLDETGDVRELNPVRTLGDGYASGYSTSKWAGEVVLREAHDACGLPVSTFRSDLIMAHSRYAGQLNVPDMFTRLLLSLVATGVAPASFYRGDHGVRGRSRAHYDGLPVEFTAEAINTLGAGNIDGYQTFNVMNPHDDGISLDTFIDWLIDTGHDIHRIDDYDEWLTRFSTAIRGLPERQRQYSMLPLLHAIQHPGQPVAGSMIPADRFRAAVREAKIGDDRDIPHLSFELIRKYVADLKHVGLL is encoded by the coding sequence GGCGACGTCAGACCCCAAGATCGGCGACGGTGCCGAGCAGCCGCTCGCGCACCTGGTGGAATCGATCATGGCCCGGTATGCCGACCGGCCCGCTCTCGGTGACCGAGCGACCGAGGTCGTGACCGATCCGGTGACCGGCCGTGGCTCGTTGCGCCTGCGCGCGGAATTCGACACGACCAGCTACGCACAACTGTGGTCGCGGGCGCGCGCGGTGGCCGCGGAATGGCACTGCGACTCGCGCCAACCCGTCGGGGCGGGCGACATCGTGGCGCTGTTCGGGTTCGCCAGCAGTGATTACGTCACCGTGGATCTGGCGTGCCTGTCGCTCGGTGCGGTGCCCGTGCCGCTGCAGCCCAGCGCGTCGCTCGCCCACCTGCGGACCATCCTGGACGAAACCGCTCCGCGGGTGCTCGCGGTCGGGATCGAGTATCTCGACAAGGCGGTCGAGTTGGTGCTGGTCGCCACCACGCCGCCGCGGCTGATCGTGTTCGACTATCGCCCCGAGATCGACGACCAGCGGGAGGCATTCGAGACGGCCCGAAACCGACTCGCGGCCATCGACGGAGTCGTGATCGACTCGCTTGCCGCAGTGGTCGATCGCGGCGCCACGCTGCCGGCCGCTGCCCTGCACACGCCGCCCGCCGATGAGGACCCGATCGGCTTGGTGATCTATACCTCCGGCAGCACCGGCACGCCCAAGGGGGCGATATACACCGAGCGCATGGTGCGCCGGTACTGGGCCCGCCTCGCGCCGAAGACCGACCCGGCCCCGCCGGTCTGCGTCAGCTACATGCCCCTGACCCACATGGCTGGGCGCAACCTGATCAGCCACACGTTGAGTCAAGGTGGGCTCATCTACTTCACCGCGAAAAGCGACCTGTCGACCTTGTTCGAGGACATCGGCCTGGCGCGGCCGACCCAGATCAGGCTGGTGCCGCGGATCTGCGACATGCTGTTCCAGGAGTATCAGAGCGAATGCGACCGGCGCGCGGGCGAGTTCGCCGATTCGCACGAGCTTGACGCCGCGGTGAAAACGGACCTGCGTGAGCGGTTCTTCGGTGGCCGGGTTCGGCAGGCGAACTTGGTCAGCGCACTACTGTCGGCCGAGATGAAGTCGTTCGTGGAGTCCTGCCTCCAGATAAACCTCCACGACATCTATGCCTCGACAGAGACGGGGCTGGTACTGACCGACGGCAGGATCCAGCGGCCCCCGGTGATCGACTACAAACTCGTCGACGTACCCGAACTCGGGTACTTCCGCACCGACCGCCCGTACCCGCGTGGCGAGCTGCTGGTAAAGACCGAAGCCATCATGGCCGGGTACTACAAGCGGCTCGACGTGACGGCCTCGGTGTTCGACGAGGACGGCTTCTACCAGACCGGCGACATCATGGCCGAGATCGGCCCCGACCAGCTGGCCTACCTCGACCGCCGAAACAACGTGCTCAAACTGTCCCAGGGCGAGTTCGTCGCGGTCGCCGGCCTGGAAGCCACCTTCGCCACGAGCCCGCTGATCCGACAGATCTTCGTCTACGGCAGCAGCGAACGTGCCTACCTCCTTGCGGTGATCGTGCCCACCGACGGCGCCCTGCGCCAGGCGGGCAATGTCGCGGCTCTCAAACCCCTGCTCAGCCAGTCGTTGCAGCGCATCGCCAAGGATGCCGGGCTCCAGTCCTACGAGGTTCCGCGCGACTTCCTGATCGAGACCGAGCCTTTCACCGTGCAGAACGGGTTACTCTCGGACGTTCGCAAGTTGTTGCGGCCCAGGCTGAAAGAGCGCTATGCGGCGCAACTGGAGCGGCTGTACGTCGAACTCGCACAGGACCAGGCAGACCAGCTACACGCGCTGCGCCAGCACGGCGCACAGCGGCCGGTGTACGAGACGGTCTGCACGGCAGCGCAGGCATTGCTTGGCTGTGCGAGCGTCGACCTCGAGCCGGACGCGCGCTTCAGCGATCTCGGCGGTGATTCACTGTCCGCGCTGTCGTTCTCGACTCTGCTTCGGGAGATTTTCGACATCGAGGTGTCGGTCGGTGTGATCACCAGCCCGGCCACCACCCTGCGGACGATCGCAAACCAGGTGGAATCCCAGCGCGACGGCGCCGCGACGCGGCCGACGTTCGCCAGCGTGCACGACCCGAACAGCCGCGAGGTGCGCGCCGGCCAGCTGACCCTGGACCGGTTCCTCGACGCCGAGACCATCGCCGCAGCCGCGAATCTGCCCCGCCCGGACGGCCACGCACCGGCGACGGTGTTGCTGACCGGGGCCAACGGCTTTCTCGGCCGGTTCATGTGTCTGGACTGGCTGGAACGGCTCGCCGAGCACGACGGCTCACTGATCTGCATCGTGCGCGGCGCCGACGCCACCGCGGCCCGGCGCCGATTGGACGCGGCATTCGACACCGGCGACCCCGACCTGACTCGCCACTACCGACACCTGGCTGCGGCACACCTGGAAGTGCTCGCCGGAGACGTGAGCCAGGATCGTCTCGGGCTGGACCGGGCGACATGGAACCGTCTCGCGGACGAGGTCGACCTGATCATGCATCCGGCGGCGCTGGTGAACCACGTGCTGCCTTATGACCAGCTGTTCGGGCCGAACGTGGTCGGCACCGCCGAGCTGATCCGGCTGGCGATCACCGGCCGGATCAAACCGTTCACCTATTTGTCCACTGTGGGCATCGCCGGGCAACTCGACTCCACGGTGCTGGACGAGACCGGCGACGTCCGCGAGTTGAACCCGGTGCGCACCCTCGGCGACGGCTACGCCAGCGGGTACAGCACCAGCAAGTGGGCCGGCGAGGTCGTGCTCCGGGAGGCTCACGACGCCTGCGGGCTGCCCGTGTCGACGTTCCGCTCCGACCTGATCATGGCCCACAGCCGCTACGCCGGGCAGCTCAACGTGCCCGACATGTTCACCCGTCTGCTGCTGAGTCTCGTCGCCACCGGGGTGGCGCCGGCATCCTTCTACCGCGGGGATCACGGGGTGCGGGGGCGGTCGCGTGCGCACTACGACGGGTTGCCGGTCGAGTTCACTGCCGAGGCGATCAACACGCTCGGCGCCGGCAACATCGACGGGTACCAGACATTCAACGTGATGAATCCGCACGACGACGGGATCTCCCTCGACACCTTCATCGACTGGCTGATCGACACCGGCCACGACATCCACCGCATCGACGACTACGACGAGTGGCTCACGCGGTTCAGCACCGCGATCCGCGGACTCCCCGAGCGACAACGCCAGTACTCGATGCTGCCGCTGCTGCACGCCATCCAGCACCCCGGGCAACCGGTCGCCGGGTCGATGATCCCGGCCGACCGGTTCCGCGCGGCGGTACGGGAGGCGAAGATCGGCGATGACCGCGACATCCCGCACCTGTCGTTCGAGCTGATTCGGAAATACGTCGCCGACCTGAAACATGTGGGTCTGCTGTGA
- a CDS encoding fumarylacetoacetate hydrolase family protein, with product MSEFPLDAASTLPADGALVGRVWRPELAGPSVVAVRPEGVFDVAAAFATVRDLCETPDPARELRAAAGERLGDLDELLVNTPVESRDRGKPWLLAPIDLQAVKAAGVTFVVSMLERVIEERVRGEAASAAAVRAQIHELVGGDLSKLRPGSPEALTLKELLVKRGAWSQYLEVGIGPDAEIFTKAQPLAAVGTAADVGVHPGSQWNNPEPEVVLVVDSTGRTVGAALGNDVNLRDIEGRSALLLPKAKDNNASASLGPFVRLFEDGFGLDEVRGMTVGLTVDGADGFHLDAASSMTKISRDPEELIAQLIGPHHGYPDGAALYLGTMFAPVEDRDSPGGGFTHHEDDLVTIATPLLGALVNRVRDTDRCEPWTFGAAALMRNLAGRRLV from the coding sequence GTGTCCGAGTTCCCCCTAGACGCCGCGTCCACCCTGCCCGCCGACGGCGCACTGGTCGGCCGGGTGTGGCGGCCCGAACTGGCAGGTCCGTCCGTCGTCGCGGTGCGGCCCGAAGGCGTTTTCGACGTCGCCGCTGCCTTCGCCACCGTGCGCGATCTCTGCGAAACCCCTGACCCAGCAAGAGAATTGCGGGCCGCGGCCGGGGAGCGGCTCGGTGATCTCGACGAGCTGCTCGTCAACACCCCGGTCGAGAGCCGCGACCGCGGCAAACCGTGGCTGCTCGCGCCGATCGACTTGCAGGCGGTCAAGGCCGCCGGGGTGACGTTCGTGGTGTCCATGCTTGAGCGGGTCATCGAGGAGCGGGTCCGCGGCGAGGCCGCGTCGGCGGCCGCCGTCCGGGCGCAGATCCACGAACTGGTCGGCGGTGACCTGTCGAAGCTGCGCCCGGGATCACCGGAAGCCTTGACGCTGAAGGAACTGCTCGTCAAGCGCGGTGCGTGGAGCCAGTACCTGGAGGTGGGGATCGGCCCGGACGCGGAGATCTTCACCAAGGCCCAGCCGCTCGCCGCGGTCGGCACGGCCGCCGACGTCGGGGTGCACCCCGGTTCGCAGTGGAACAACCCCGAGCCGGAGGTCGTGCTCGTGGTGGACTCCACCGGCAGGACGGTCGGGGCCGCCCTGGGCAACGACGTCAACCTCCGCGACATCGAAGGGCGTTCGGCGCTGCTGCTGCCGAAGGCCAAGGACAACAACGCTAGCGCGTCGCTCGGCCCGTTCGTGCGGCTGTTCGAGGACGGGTTCGGGCTCGACGAGGTGCGCGGGATGACCGTCGGACTCACCGTCGACGGTGCCGACGGGTTCCACCTCGACGCCGCCTCGTCGATGACCAAGATCAGCCGCGACCCCGAGGAGCTGATCGCGCAGCTGATCGGGCCGCACCACGGCTACCCCGACGGGGCGGCGCTCTACCTGGGCACCATGTTCGCCCCGGTCGAGGACCGCGACAGCCCCGGCGGCGGTTTCACCCACCACGAGGACGATCTCGTCACCATCGCCACCCCGCTGCTGGGTGCGCTGGTCAACCGGGTCCGGGACACCGACCGGTGCGAGCCGTGGACGTTCGGGGCCGCCGCGCTGATGCGGAACCTCGCCGGGCGACGGCTGGTCTGA